In Chelmon rostratus isolate fCheRos1 chromosome 9, fCheRos1.pri, whole genome shotgun sequence, the following proteins share a genomic window:
- the LOC121611604 gene encoding N-alpha-acetyltransferase 15, NatA auxiliary subunit-like, whose amino-acid sequence MPTITLPPKENALFKRILRCYEHKQYRNGLKFCKQILGNPKFAEHGETLAMKGLTLNCLGKKEEAYELVRRGLRNDLKSHVCWHVYGLLQRSDKKYDEAIKCYRNALKWDKDNLQILRDLSLLQIQMRDLEGYRETRYQLLQLRPAQRASWIGYAVAYHLLEDFEMAAKIVEEFRKTQQTSPDKVDYEYSELLLYQNQVLREAGLHKEALDHLNNYEKQICDKLAVEETRGELLLKLERPEEASEVYRKLQERNPENWAYYQGLEQAFKPGSTEERQKIYEDSWVKFPKGLVPRRLPLNFLTGEKFRECLDSYLRMNFSKGCPPVFTTLKSLYTDKEKVTIIEELVVGYESCLKSCRMFHENDDGKEEPPTTLLWVQYFLAQHFDFIDQPSLALEYINTAIDSTPTLIELFLIKAKIYKHAGNIKEAARWMDEAQALDTADRFINSKCAKYMLKAGLIKEAEEMCSKFTREGTSAVENLNEMQCMWFQTECALAYKGMNKFGEALKKCHEIERHFVEITDDQFDFHTYCMRKMTLRSYVDLLKLEDVLRQHPFYYKAARTAIKIYLALHDKPLTDDNKESQADTENLTDKELKKLRNKQRRAQKKAQLEEEKKNAEKEKQLKNQKKKKEDDDEEIGGPKEELIPDKLAKPENPLEEAVKFLIPLKNLVRNKIETHLLAFEIYFRKEKYLLMLQSVKRAVVIEPSNPWLHQCLVRFFKGVGESADLAEAVRTVLKQEISRLFGESNPQSFNKNYLSQHSSSIPHRLAAAKMMVYLEPSSDKMACEIATALDESLSGKSIQICAEVLEALRDGKLGEGQQKAAEAYRAACHKIYPYSLAFMPPGYQDNSTTISANGDLSAGEHDDMGNEM is encoded by the exons ATGCCCACAATCACTCTACCGCCGAAGGAGAATGCTCTCTTCAAGAGAATATTG AGATGTTATGAGCACAAGCAGTACAGAAATGGCCTGAAGTTCTGCAAACAGATTCTGGGCAACCCAAAGTTTGCTGAGCATGGAG AGACACTGGCCATGAAGGGCTTGACCCTCAACTGTCTGGGCAAGAAGGAGGAGGCCTACGAGCTGGTGAGACGAGGCCTACGCAATGACCTGAAGAGCCATGTCT GCTGGCATGTGTACGGCCTACTGCAGCGCTCAGATAAAAAGTACGACGAGGCCATCAAGTGTTACCGCAATGCTCTGAAGTGGGACAAGGACAACCTGCAGATCCTGCGAGACCTCTCCCTGCTGCAGATCCAGATGAGGGACCTGGAGGGATACAGG gAGACTCGGTACcaactgctgcagctccgtCCAGCCCAGCGGGCCTCGTGGATCGGATATGCTGTAGCCTATCACCTGTTAGAGGACTTTGAGATGGCTGCTAAGATTGTTGAGGAGTTCCGCAAAACGCAACAG acGTCCCCAGACAAGGTGGACTACGAGTACAGTGAACTGCTGCTGTATCAGAACCAGGTTCTGAGGGAGGCCGGCCTGCACAAGGAGGCCCTCGATCACCTCAACAACTACGAGAAACAGATCTGTGACAAGCTTGCTGTGGAGGAGACAAGAG gagagctgctgctgaagttgGAGAGGCCTGAGGAGGCTTCTGAGGTCTACAGGAAACTGCAGGAGAGGAACCCTGAGAACTGGGCCTACTACCAGGGCTTGGAACAGGCCTTTAAACCAG gaagTACAGAAGAGCGGCAGAAGATTTATGAGGACTCCTGGGTGAAGTTTCCTAAAGGCCTGGTTCCACGAAGACTGCCGCTTAATTTCCTCACAG GGGAGAAGTTTCGTGAATGTCTGGACAGCTACCTGAGGATGAACTTCAGTAAAGGTTGTCCACCTGTCTTCACTACCCTCAAATCCCTCTatacagacaaagaaaag GTTACAATCATTGAAGAACTAGTAGTTGGCTATGAATCCTGTCTAAAAAGCTGTCGAATGTTTCATGAAAATG ACGATGGGAAGGAGGAGCCTCCTACAACTCTGTTGTGGGTACAGTATTTCCTGGCGCAGCACTTTGACTTCATAGACCAGCCCAGCCTCGCTCTGGAGTACATAAACACTGCCATCGACAGCACCCCCACGCTCATCGAGCTCTTCCTCATCAAGGCCAAGATCTACAAG CACGCAGGCAACATAAAGGAAGCAGCTCGGTGGATGGACGAGGCTCAGGCCCTGGACACTGCTGACCGCTTCATCAACTCCAAGTGTGCCAAGTACATGCTGAAGGCTGGCCTCatcaaagaagcagaggagaTGTGCTCCAAGTTCACACGG GAGGGGACGTCTGCAGTCGAGAACTTGAATGAGATGCAGTGCATGTGGTTCCAGACGGAGTGTGCGTTGGCCTACAAAGGCATGAACAAGTTTGGAGAGGCCCTGAAGAAGTGCCACGAGATTGAGAGG CATTTTGTGGAGATCACAGATGACCAGTTTGACTTCCACACCTACTGCATGAGGAAGATGACATTGCGCTCCTACGTGGACCTGCTGAAGCTGGAGGATGTCCTGCGGCAGCATCCGTTCTACTACAAAGCTGCTCGAACCGCCATCAAAATCTACCTGGCCCTGCACGACAAACCTCTGACTGACGACAACAAGGAAAGCCAGGCAGACACCg AGAATCTGACAGACAAGGAGTTGAAGAAACTGCGCAACAAACAGCGAAGAGCCCAGAAGAAGGCGCAGCtagaagaggagaagaagaatgcagagaaagagaaacagctaaagaaccagaagaagaagaaggaggacgATGATGAGGAGATAGGAGGGCCAAAAGAGGAGCTAATACCAGACAAACTGGCCAAG CCGGAGAATCCTCTGGAGGAGGCCGTGAAGTTCCTGATCCCTCTGAAGAACCTGGTACGCAACAAGATCGAGACTCACCTCCTGGCCTTCGAGATCTACTTCAGGAAAG AGAAGTACCTGTTGATGCTGCAGTCAGTGAAGAGGGCTGTTGTCATAGAGCCCTCCAACCCATGGCTGCACCAGTGTCTAGTGCGCTTCTTCAAAGGAG TTGGTGAGAGTGCAGACTTGGCGGAGGCGGTGAGGACGGTGTTGAAGCAGGAGATCTCCAGGCTGTTTGGGGAGAGCAACCCTCAGAGCTTCAACAAGAACTACCTGAGCCAACACTCCAGCTCCATTCCACATCGACTGGCCG CTGCTAAGATGATGGTCTACCTGGAGCCTTCCTCTGACAAGATGGCCTGTGAGATAGCTACAGCACTGGATGAGTCACTGTCTGGAAAAAGCATCCAG ATCTGTGCTGAGGTGCTGGAGGCTTTGCGTGACGGGAAGCTGGGCGAGGGCCAGCAGAAGGCTGCTGAGGCTTACCGTGCCGCTTGCCATAAGATCTACCCCTACAGCCTGGCCTTCATGCCACCCGGTTACCAGGACAACAGCACCACAATCAGCGCCAACGGCGACTTGTCGGCGGGAGAACATGATGACATGGGAAACGAAATGTGA